A region of Candidatus Cloacimonadota bacterium DNA encodes the following proteins:
- a CDS encoding permease encodes MNNFLNTLQYFLIITAELTALFLGISMLVALTLQYIPQEKLRQWLSRGGIWGNVLGAVVGTLTPFCACSTIPMTLGMLNAGAPFGPVMSFVISSPLLNPIIISMVWALMGYKACLFYFSVTFTGSIVFGLILEKTGGARYVKNVRIKAACCNGNQLDGAPSGFLGKMQVAFFSAWRDFRAVLVYLLIGVAIGAGIYGYIPQDLVARLAGPENPLAIPVAATIGVPLYIRAETAIPIGLALSQKGMSMGAVIALIIGGAGMAIPEMAMLASIFRTRLVASIVLVIWTTAVSAGYIFNALL; translated from the coding sequence CTGACGGCCCTGTTCCTGGGGATTAGCATGCTGGTTGCTCTGACTTTACAATACATACCCCAAGAGAAACTCCGGCAGTGGCTCTCGCGAGGTGGCATTTGGGGAAATGTTCTGGGAGCTGTCGTGGGGACGCTAACACCATTCTGTGCTTGCTCAACCATTCCCATGACGCTCGGCATGCTGAACGCCGGTGCACCATTCGGACCGGTCATGTCGTTTGTGATTTCTTCGCCCTTGCTGAACCCGATCATCATCAGCATGGTCTGGGCGCTTATGGGATATAAGGCCTGTTTGTTCTATTTCAGCGTGACCTTCACCGGGTCGATCGTCTTTGGCCTCATCCTTGAAAAAACGGGAGGTGCTCGGTATGTAAAAAATGTCAGGATAAAAGCCGCATGTTGCAATGGTAACCAGTTAGACGGTGCTCCTTCTGGATTTCTTGGCAAAATGCAAGTGGCTTTCTTTTCTGCCTGGAGAGACTTTAGAGCCGTTTTAGTTTATCTCTTGATAGGTGTGGCCATTGGCGCCGGTATTTATGGATACATCCCCCAGGATCTGGTTGCCCGCCTTGCGGGTCCAGAAAACCCCCTCGCTATTCCGGTCGCGGCAACGATTGGTGTTCCACTGTATATCCGGGCCGAAACAGCCATTCCCATTGGCTTAGCGTTGTCTCAAAAGGGCATGAGCATGGGGGCCGTCATCGCCCTGATTATCGGCGGTGCGGGAATGGCAATACCTGAAATGGCTATGTTGGCGAGTATTTTCAGAACTCGCCTGGTCGCCTCTATTGTTTTGGTCATTTGGACAACGGCTGTTAGTGCGGGATATATTTTTAACGCACTGCTTTAA